The genomic region GGCTGCCGCCCGCGGTTGGAGCCGCACCAGCGGCTGTCCCGATTGCACATCGGCGCCCGTGTAAACGTTCAGATCAGTCGAGACGATCCCGTTGACCGGCGCTGAAACTATGACGTCTCCGCCGACCGCCGCGCGTATCCGCGCCGGGCCATCGACCATCTCACGAACTGTCCCGGTCGTCACCCATTCGGTCGCGAAGGCGGTTTTCCACTGCTGTTCCTTGAGAAAGCCAACGGGCGGCGAACCGCTCGGCGCTGCGTCAGACCAATAGGCGGGCGCCTCGATCAATCCACCGGGCTGCGTGGTGTTGCCTACGCGCACGCGACCGGATGGAATGGCCTCAATTCCATTGGGTGTCTCAACACGAAAGATCAGTTCGAACTCGCCCTCAACCTGTGGAACGACCACAATTGAATAGATCCCCGGTCGGAGCGGCTGCGGGCGCATGAACACCGTTTCGGTTCCGTCCGGAGACCGAAGGACGGCGGAAACCTTGCCCTCCGTGAGCGCCTGAAATCGATCCAGGACGGTTACGTGAGTATGAGACTTCACGACCTTTCCTGCAACCAGGGGGTCCGCCTCGGCGAAGATCTCATACTGATCGCCCCACGACGTGACGGCCCAGCTCTCTTCCTGGTTGGAGGCGGCATCGTGTGAGTGTCCTCGCTGATTCTCTGCAGTGTCCGGTCCGCAAGCGGCGATCCATCCGGTCATGGCGAGAGCGATTATCCACTTGATCTGCATGTTCACGGCAAAACTCCATTTCGGTAAGTTGGCCGACCACGCCGCATCCGATTGATGAGACAATCCCGGAACGGCATTGGCTCGTGACGCACGGGCCCCGGCACCAGCGACGGACAGCGCGCAGCACCGCCGCATCACAGTGTGATTGTGCGTTGACCCGGAAATCGTCAGGCGATTGAAGGCGGGGCTCGGAGAGCGGGACGGCCCGTCAGCAACCGGCGACCGAGCGATTCGTCGTCGGTGAGCCGGCGCAACAGTCCCGATTCGGCCGGTGGTTCGAGGAGTGCGCAATCCGATACCGGTATGTACACAAACTGCGCACGAACGCGCCAAGCGTCGCGCTCGTGGTCGTCGATGGGATGTTGATGATCTTCGTCGGTGAATTCAACCTGCGAGCCCGCTATCGGTCTGATATCCGCGTGTTCGTGGGCCAGATGGTGGGGCGTGGCCACTGCGATTCCCACGATAAGGCACAGCAGTACCGCGCTGCACAGACGTCGCCCGCCGGATTCGGATTGTTGGACAGCCATGACCGACAATACATGACGGATTTCATCTCCCTTCGGCAAGCCCTTTCTTGTGACCACGAGCCGCGAGACCCCGCCAACTCGAGTGTATTCCAGCAAATCTGCGTCACGGAAGGCAGCGAATTCGTGGAAACTCCGAATTCCGAATGCAGTCATAGTTTGCGTCAACATGGCACACGCAGAGCTCGATCTCTCCTCCCCGATCGCACCACTCGACGATGCTGAGTGTGAATGGTGCGTCCGCAGGAATCATGAGCCATTGTGTATGCGACCACTTCGGCGCAACCGGGAAGGCGACGGTCACACAGACTGGGTTCATCGCGGGTTTTCGGTGTTCGGTCAGATGCAGCTTCGGACAGCATCACCGTGAAAGGATGTGTCGTCGAAACGGGCCGGGAGTCAGCTTCATAACCCGGAATGGTGGCGTCACCCGACCCCGGGTGATGCCTCTTCTCGTCACGCGGGGCAGCGTGGCGGGGACTTACGGATGCGTGGAAACAGGGTTTCGGAACTGATTCTACGTCGATCGAAGCGATCTCGTAAACTCTTCGGACTTTCCGCGCGGAATCGACAACGTCTGCCACTGGTCGCCGGCGTAGTGTTTGGCCAACAATGCAATCTGCCCGATGTGCATGGAGTAGTGCACCAGTTGACGGTGCAGCGCACGCGGGATGGTGTGCTCCTGGCCGCGGATGGTGATCGTGCGGCCGATGTCGGCGGCGGTCAGGGGATCGATCGCGGCGAAGAGAATTCGCCAGCCATCCTCCCAGTGTCGCATGATCGAAGCGCGCGAATCGGATTTGTCGATGATGAATTCACCGTCGCGATGACGGTCGGGCTTTTCACCGTCGGATGTCAGGAAATCGGTCCAGCGCGAACGCATGTTTCCCGCCATGTGCTTGATGATTACGGCGATGCTGTTGGATTCGGGATCGAGCGTGGCAAAGAAGTCATCATCGGATACCTGCGCGAGCGCGCGGTCGACATATTTCTTGAGATTGCGGAATTCGCCGCGGATTTCGGTCAGATAGAATTCGGGGTCCATATCGCATTGACGCGTTGAACGGATCCCTCATCCCCGCCCTCACCCCCGCCTTCTCCTGACGGGAGGGGGTGGTCCCATCATGGCATCAGAAGCGTCAGTCATGATTTCGGGATGCGGTCGATCTTGGCGGCCATGATGAAGTCGCTTTCGGTCAGGCCGTCGATCTTGTGCGTCCACACTTTGATTTCGACTTTGCCCCATGCCAGGTAGATGTCGGGATGGTGCCCCTGGTCTTCGGCGAGTTCACCGACTCTGTCGACAAATGCCAGCGCCGTGGCGAAATCGGGAAACTCGAATGTCTTCTGAACGTGATGTTCGCGCACGACGGTCCAGCCATTGACCTGCTCAAGCAGATCGGTGAGTTGAGTTCCCGACAACGGTGGCACGCCGCCGCGACAGGGTATGCATTTGAGTTCGGCCAGATCAGGCATGTTCGGTCCTTTCGAGTTTCGTGTTGATGCGACATGCCGCCAGCGCCGCGCCGAAACCGTTGTCGATGTTCACGACGCTGACACCCGGCGCGCAACCGGCGAGCATACCCAATAGCGCGGCCAGGCCGCCGAGCGCGGCCCCGTATCCGACCGAGGTGGGAACCGCAATGACCGGGCGCGCAATCAGGCCCGCCACCACCGACGGCAACGCGCCTTCCATACCGGCGACCACGATCACGCAGCCGCAACGGTTCAGTTCGTCACGGATGCCGGTGACGCGATGCAGTCCGGCGACGCCGACGTCATAATGCCGCGACGGCGTGTGCCCGACGGTCTCGATCGTCAGCGCCGCTTCTTCGGCGACGAACACATCGGACGTTCCGGCCGAAACGATCGCGATCGGCGCGGCGATGACTTTGCGATCGGGATCCAATCGGCGCAGCAGTCGCGCCGCGCGGTGATATTCCAAATCCGACACGGCGGCTATCGC from Candidatus Zixiibacteriota bacterium harbors:
- a CDS encoding DUF1572 family protein, which encodes MDPEFYLTEIRGEFRNLKKYVDRALAQVSDDDFFATLDPESNSIAVIIKHMAGNMRSRWTDFLTSDGEKPDRHRDGEFIIDKSDSRASIMRHWEDGWRILFAAIDPLTAADIGRTITIRGQEHTIPRALHRQLVHYSMHIGQIALLAKHYAGDQWQTLSIPRGKSEEFTRSLRST
- a CDS encoding 4a-hydroxytetrahydrobiopterin dehydratase produces the protein MPDLAELKCIPCRGGVPPLSGTQLTDLLEQVNGWTVVREHHVQKTFEFPDFATALAFVDRVGELAEDQGHHPDIYLAWGKVEIKVWTHKIDGLTESDFIMAAKIDRIPKS
- the larB gene encoding nickel pincer cofactor biosynthesis protein LarB, whose product is MPTTTAIPDLNSILGEVAAGRISVDDAARLLQNNPQRNEDHARAFANLDHGRDGRTGFIEVLYCEGKTPEQTAAILTRQSEHQRALLATRANPEHAEAAIAAVSDLEYHRAARLLRRLDPDRKVIAAPIAIVSAGTSDVFVAEEAALTIETVGHTPSRHYDVGVAGLHRVTGIRDELNRCGCVIVVAGMEGALPSVVAGLIARPVIAVPTSVGYGAALGGLAALLGMLAGCAPGVSVVNIDNGFGAALAACRINTKLERTEHA